A part of Emys orbicularis isolate rEmyOrb1 chromosome 13, rEmyOrb1.hap1, whole genome shotgun sequence genomic DNA contains:
- the LOC135888318 gene encoding urotensin-2 receptor-like: MSVNEELESRFSATTTMAMEASEGSPFRISPNISYNATWDSAPAASSMEDMIATCTIGTILSIMCVIGVTGNVYTLVVMCHYLRYSASMYIYIINLALADLLYLLTIPFIVGTYFIQEWYFGDVGCRILFSLDFLTMHASIFTLTVMSTERYFAVLKPLDTVKRSKSYRKAIAIVIWVVSLLLTLPMLIMIQLVQRDSKSICLPTWSKLSYRIYLTILFCTSIVGPGVIIGYLYIRLARTYWVSQTASFKQTKRLPNQKVLYLIFTIVLVFWACFLPFWIWQLLFQYYESFPLSPKAMRNINYLTTCLTYSNSCINPFLYTLLTKNYKEYLRNRQRSFNSSSGYFQRRNRFQRISGRSLSTSSQHCTETYVLTHVPVGNNSA, translated from the coding sequence ATGTCTGTAAATGAAGAGCTAGAGAGCAGGTTTTCAGCAACCACCACGATGGCCATGGAGGCAAGTGAAGGGAGCCCATTCAGAATCAGCCCCAACATTTCCTACAATGCCACCTGGGACAGTGCTCCAGCTGCCAGTTCAATGGAGGACATGATAGCCACTTGCACCATCGGGACTATCCTCTCCATTATGTGCGTGATCGGTGTGACGGGCAATGTCTACACCCTGGTGGTGATGTGCCATTACCTGAGATACTCTGCCTCTATGTACATTTACATCATTAACCTTGCCTTGGCAGATCTGCTCTACCTGCTCACCATCCCTTTCATCGTTGGGACATACTTCATCCAGGAATGGTACTTTGGAGACGTCGGCTGCCGCATCTTGTTCAGTCTGGATTTCCTTACCATGCACGCCAGCATCTTCACCCTGACGGTCATGAGCACAGAGCGTTACTTCGCGGTGCTGAAGCCCCTGGACACGGTGAAGAGGTCCAAAAGCTACCGGAAAGCCATTGCCATCGTCATCTGGGTGGTGTCTCTGCTGCTCACACTCCCAATGCTCATCATGATCCAGCTGGTGCAAAGAGACAGCAAAAGCATCTGCCTGCCCACCTGGAGCAAGCTGTCCTACAGAATCTATCTGACCATCCTCTTCTGTACCAGCATTGTGGGCCCAGGGGTGATCATTGGATACCTTTACATTAGACTAGCCAGGACCTACTGGGTGTCCCAAACAGCCTCTTTCAAACAGACCAAGCGGCTGCCTAACCAAAAAGTGCTGTATCTAATTTTCACGATAGTGCTGGTCTTCTGGGCTTGCTTCTTGCCCTTCTGGATCTGGCAGCTTCTCTTCCAATATTATGAATCCTTCCCGTTGTCCCCCAAGGCCATGAGGAACATTAACTATCTGACAACCTGCCTGACCTACAGCAACAGCTGCATCAACCCCTTCCTCTACACCCTGCTGACCAAAAACTACAAGGAATACTTGAGGAACAGGCAACGCTCTTTCAATAGCAGCAGCGGGTACTTCCAGAGGAGGAATCGATTTCAGAGGATTTCTGGGAGATCCCTTTCCACAAGCAGTCAGCATTGCACAGAGACTTACGTGCTCACTCATGTTCCTGTGGGAAACAACAGTGCCTGA